In a single window of the Pseudoxanthomonas sp. F37 genome:
- a CDS encoding ATP-binding protein, whose translation MTTRLRRLPLFARTFLLLLAALAVAHAIGMAVLLYHHPDDGIAFSELTALLSSRMPATDPDLKVYDAAQPPTPDPARYRASPFVRDLLGQWLGSDAQHVRFYHLVRPQPFSPAPREPAGPPPMAGAGLGVPPMDGAARPPEDAGDPAAQRFMLAWRPDAPLRGDFVAAFKQADGRWRVVENTRNRASFVARLATLFLAGMLGLLPLAWWFSRALAAPIRQFTRAADRMGRETGAPALPVTGPSEFASAAAAFNAMQARLDRLLQERGEMAGAIAHDLRTPLARLAFRLDALPAESRAKASADIAEMSQMIDATLAFIHDQNRRVLREPLDLRLLVESVVDSLRDMGHDVRADAGPPAPMRGDPVSLRRMVANLAENALKYGHRARIALAAEGDGYRLDVDDEGPGIDPAQAEQLFVAFVRGEASRNRSTGGIGLGLASVKHTVLAHGGQVQLSNRSEGGLRASVYLPRGLD comes from the coding sequence GTGACCACACGCCTGCGCCGCCTGCCGCTGTTCGCGCGGACGTTCCTGCTGCTGCTGGCGGCGCTGGCGGTTGCGCATGCCATCGGCATGGCGGTACTGCTGTACCACCATCCCGACGACGGCATCGCCTTCAGCGAACTGACCGCGCTGCTGTCCTCGCGCATGCCCGCCACCGATCCGGACCTGAAGGTCTACGACGCCGCGCAACCGCCCACCCCGGATCCCGCGCGCTACCGCGCCTCACCGTTCGTGCGCGATCTGCTGGGCCAGTGGCTCGGCAGCGATGCGCAGCACGTCCGCTTCTACCACCTGGTGCGGCCGCAGCCGTTCTCGCCGGCACCGCGCGAACCTGCCGGGCCGCCCCCCATGGCCGGCGCCGGCCTGGGGGTCCCCCCGATGGATGGCGCCGCCCGGCCGCCGGAAGACGCAGGCGACCCGGCGGCGCAACGGTTCATGCTGGCGTGGCGACCGGATGCGCCGTTGCGGGGGGACTTCGTGGCCGCCTTCAAGCAGGCCGATGGGCGCTGGCGGGTGGTGGAGAACACCCGCAACCGCGCCAGCTTCGTCGCCCGCCTCGCCACGCTGTTCCTCGCCGGCATGCTGGGCCTGCTGCCGCTGGCCTGGTGGTTTTCGCGGGCGCTGGCCGCGCCCATCCGCCAGTTCACGCGCGCGGCCGACCGCATGGGACGCGAAACCGGCGCGCCTGCCCTGCCCGTGACCGGTCCCAGCGAGTTCGCCAGCGCGGCCGCCGCCTTCAACGCCATGCAGGCGCGCCTGGACCGCCTGCTGCAGGAGCGCGGCGAGATGGCGGGGGCGATCGCGCACGACCTGCGCACGCCGCTCGCGCGCCTGGCGTTCCGGCTGGACGCGCTGCCCGCGGAGAGCCGCGCCAAGGCCAGCGCCGACATCGCCGAGATGTCGCAGATGATCGATGCCACGCTCGCCTTCATCCACGACCAGAACCGGCGCGTGCTGCGCGAACCCCTCGATCTGCGCCTGTTGGTCGAAAGCGTGGTGGACAGCCTGCGCGACATGGGCCATGACGTGCGCGCCGATGCGGGCCCGCCCGCGCCGATGCGGGGCGATCCGGTGTCGCTGCGGCGCATGGTGGCGAATCTGGCCGAGAACGCCCTCAAGTACGGCCACCGCGCGCGCATCGCGCTGGCGGCCGAAGGCGACGGTTATCGCCTGGATGTGGACGACGAGGGCCCCGGCATCGACCCGGCGCAGGCCGAACAGCTGTTCGTGGCCTTCGTGCGTGGCGAGGCGTCGCGCAACCGGAGTACCGGCGGGATCGGCCTGGGACTGGCGTCGGTGAAGCACACCGTGCTCGCGCACGGCGGCCAGGTGCAGCTGTCCAATCGCAGCGAAGGCGGCCTGCGCGCCAGCGTCTACCTGCCGCGAGGCCTGGACTGA
- a CDS encoding TonB-dependent receptor codes for MSRFCCVVWGATLAPLALTGEAGTSRAAETLDRVVVTATRLEAVTAFDTPASISVVPMGDGGARTQAALSEALDGVPGVQARERQNFAQDTQLSIRGFGARSTFGVRGVRLYADGVPATMPDGQGQVSHFSMLGADRVEVLRGPFSALHGNSSGGVIQAWSDIPDEGHDARLQASAGSHGTSVLGARLRGAGDAVGYNVAASVFDTRGYRDHAAARRESLNILLRLRRGAGTLDLVANRLHAPDAQDPLGLTRAQAWQSPRQAASVATAFDTRKSVGQDQVGAVYALPFGDGHQVRVMGYGGQRDVEQFLALPVGAQANPLNSGGVIDLDNAYGGADLRWSWAGRLGDRPVEFAAGLGADRQRQHRRGYENFVGTALGVRGALRRDERNTVQNADQYLQAWWRFAPRWSLLAGARRSRITFTSRDAYVTATNPDDSGRVVYDRTLPVAGLVFAPDEAWRLYASWGRGFETPTFNELGYRADGAAGLAFDLRPAVSRNVELGTKWRVSDGTTLEAAVFRADTDDELAVARNVGGRSSYRNAGAARRQGLELQSDVPLGDAWQVQFAYTWLDATFRDSFPICTAAGCTTPGVRVAAGTRIPGIARQQASLRLRWRGERWQASAQLVGMGDVTVNDTGSERAPGHGVLHLEAGRERSWASGRLQAFVRIDNALDRFHIGSVIVNEGNGRFYEPGAGRTFTVGARWHWTAR; via the coding sequence ATGTCGCGATTCTGTTGTGTGGTCTGGGGTGCCACGCTGGCGCCCCTGGCGCTGACCGGAGAAGCCGGCACATCACGCGCGGCCGAGACCCTGGACCGTGTGGTGGTGACCGCCACGCGGCTGGAAGCGGTCACCGCATTCGATACGCCCGCCTCGATCAGCGTGGTGCCCATGGGGGATGGAGGCGCGCGCACGCAGGCCGCGCTCTCGGAGGCGCTGGACGGCGTACCGGGCGTACAGGCGCGCGAGCGGCAGAACTTCGCGCAGGACACCCAGTTGTCGATCCGCGGGTTCGGTGCGCGCTCCACCTTCGGCGTACGCGGCGTGCGGCTGTACGCCGACGGCGTGCCGGCGACCATGCCCGACGGGCAGGGCCAGGTGTCGCACTTCAGCATGCTGGGCGCGGACCGCGTGGAGGTGTTGCGGGGCCCGTTCTCGGCCCTGCATGGCAACTCTTCCGGTGGCGTGATCCAGGCATGGAGCGATATCCCGGACGAAGGACACGACGCCCGCCTGCAGGCCAGCGCCGGCAGCCACGGCACATCCGTGCTGGGCGCGCGCCTGCGCGGTGCCGGCGATGCCGTGGGTTACAACGTGGCGGCGTCGGTGTTCGATACGCGCGGCTATCGCGACCACGCGGCCGCGCGCCGCGAGTCGTTGAACATCCTGCTGCGCCTTCGCCGCGGCGCCGGCACGCTGGATCTGGTCGCCAATCGTCTCCACGCGCCCGATGCGCAGGATCCGCTGGGCCTGACGCGGGCGCAGGCATGGCAATCGCCCCGCCAGGCTGCGTCCGTCGCCACCGCGTTCGACACGCGCAAGTCGGTGGGCCAGGATCAGGTGGGCGCGGTGTACGCGCTGCCGTTCGGCGACGGACACCAGGTGCGGGTGATGGGCTATGGCGGCCAGCGCGATGTCGAGCAGTTCCTCGCATTGCCGGTCGGCGCGCAGGCCAATCCCCTGAACTCGGGCGGCGTGATCGACCTGGACAACGCCTATGGCGGCGCCGACCTGCGCTGGTCATGGGCCGGACGCCTGGGTGACCGGCCCGTCGAATTCGCGGCCGGCCTGGGTGCGGACCGGCAACGCCAGCATCGCCGCGGCTACGAGAACTTCGTCGGCACGGCGCTGGGCGTGCGCGGCGCGCTGCGGCGCGACGAGCGCAACACGGTGCAGAACGCGGACCAGTACCTGCAGGCCTGGTGGCGGTTCGCGCCGCGCTGGTCGCTGCTGGCGGGCGCGCGCCGCAGCCGCATCACCTTCACGTCCCGGGATGCGTACGTCACCGCGACCAATCCCGACGACAGCGGGCGCGTGGTCTACGACCGCACCCTGCCGGTGGCGGGACTGGTGTTCGCGCCGGACGAGGCGTGGCGCCTGTACGCCTCCTGGGGGCGCGGCTTCGAGACGCCGACCTTCAACGAACTGGGTTACCGCGCCGATGGCGCCGCGGGCCTGGCGTTCGACCTGCGTCCGGCGGTCAGCCGCAATGTCGAGCTGGGTACGAAGTGGCGGGTGTCGGACGGGACGACGCTGGAGGCGGCGGTGTTCCGTGCCGATACCGACGACGAACTCGCCGTGGCGCGCAATGTCGGCGGACGCAGCAGCTACCGCAATGCCGGCGCCGCGCGCCGGCAAGGACTCGAACTGCAATCCGACGTGCCGCTCGGCGATGCGTGGCAGGTGCAGTTCGCGTACACATGGCTGGACGCGACGTTCCGCGACAGCTTCCCCATCTGCACGGCCGCCGGCTGCACCACGCCCGGCGTGCGGGTCGCCGCGGGCACGCGCATTCCCGGGATAGCACGGCAACAGGCCTCGCTGCGGCTGCGCTGGCGGGGCGAGCGCTGGCAGGCCTCGGCGCAGCTGGTGGGCATGGGCGATGTGACCGTCAACGACACCGGCAGCGAGCGCGCGCCCGGCCATGGCGTACTGCACCTGGAAGCAGGCCGCGAGCGGTCGTGGGCGAGCGGCCGCCTGCAGGCGTTCGTCCGCATCGACAACGCGCTGGACCGGTTCCACATCGGCTCGGTGATCGTCAACGAAGGCAACGGACGGTTCTACGAACCCGGCGCAGGGCGCACCTTCACCGTCGGCGCCCGCTGGCACTGGACTGCGCGATGA
- the map gene encoding type I methionyl aminopeptidase — translation MIKSAAEIALMARAGALLAGVFDALGRLRLEGRSTLEVNDLVERMIVDDLHARPASKGQYGFPYVLNASIDDVVCHGVPSSDDVLRSGQIVNFDITLEKDGYIADSSTTYLVGEVAYPARRLVEATYRAMWKGIAAVRPGARLGDIGHAIAHYARAQGYSVVKEYCGHGIGRAMHEAPQVLHYGRPGTGLALEEGMVFTIEPMLNQGKAAIRAHPDAWPVYTRDGRLSAQFEHTVAVTRTGVRVLTLRAGEAPLCEVD, via the coding sequence GTGATCAAGAGCGCCGCCGAAATCGCCTTGATGGCCCGGGCCGGTGCGCTCCTGGCCGGAGTGTTCGATGCCTTGGGACGGCTGCGGCTGGAAGGCCGCAGCACGCTGGAGGTCAACGACCTGGTGGAACGCATGATCGTGGACGATCTGCATGCGCGGCCCGCCAGCAAGGGCCAGTACGGTTTCCCTTACGTGCTGAACGCCTCGATCGACGACGTGGTCTGTCACGGGGTGCCGTCATCGGACGATGTGCTCCGCAGCGGCCAGATCGTCAATTTCGACATCACGCTAGAAAAGGACGGCTATATCGCCGACTCCAGCACGACCTATCTGGTGGGCGAGGTGGCCTACCCCGCACGGCGCCTGGTGGAGGCGACGTACCGGGCGATGTGGAAGGGAATCGCGGCGGTGCGCCCGGGCGCGCGCCTGGGCGACATCGGCCATGCGATCGCGCACTACGCCCGTGCCCAGGGCTACAGCGTGGTGAAGGAGTACTGCGGGCATGGCATCGGCCGGGCCATGCACGAAGCGCCGCAGGTGCTCCACTACGGCCGTCCCGGTACCGGCCTGGCGCTGGAGGAAGGCATGGTGTTCACCATCGAGCCGATGCTCAACCAGGGCAAGGCCGCGATCCGCGCGCATCCGGACGCGTGGCCGGTGTACACCCGCGACGGCAGGCTGTCGGCGCAGTTCGAGCACACCGTCGCGGTCACCCGCACCGGCGTGCGCGTGCTGACGTTGCGAGCCGGCGAAGCGCCGCTTTGCGAGGTGGACTGA
- a CDS encoding ParD-like family protein translates to MGIVNIDDDLHDQIRRACTVTHRSINAQANFWIKVGLLCEMNPHLSFQEIVADELRAAGVKPHPLRPARA, encoded by the coding sequence ATGGGCATAGTGAACATCGACGACGACCTGCACGATCAGATCCGGCGCGCCTGTACCGTCACCCATCGTTCCATCAACGCGCAGGCCAACTTCTGGATCAAGGTCGGCCTGTTGTGCGAGATGAATCCCCATCTGAGCTTCCAGGAGATCGTCGCCGACGAGTTGCGGGCGGCGGGGGTAAAGCCACATCCCCTGCGGCCGGCGCGCGCGTGA
- a CDS encoding serine hydrolase domain-containing protein, which translates to MIRPLLLLACLCACPTLSARPAPTDDAPASTPHPATEADARQALDAWIAAFNRGDRATWEAFGQRYGSAMNIDNLLEFRDSIGGFILARREPAEGDTAVALLRERESDNHARLRVTLEPGPTARIDLAGVATPPDLKPARLDAQGALDDVAAFAEAASAKDAFAGALLIAQGDEVLLQGAWGLADRATGAGNTLDTRFRLGSMNKMLTSVAILQLVQAGKVSLDGTLGDYLQAYPNPDMRRATVRQLLSHRAGAGDIFGPAFDRQRERLRTHADYLALYGARAPAHPPGSRHDYSNYGFVLLGAIIEAVSGQDYYAYVEEHILVPAGMRDTGSLPESDDMPRRARAYMRTRGQWLDAAHTLPWRGTAAGGGYSTVGDLLRFARALQGGRLLDPSLLAVATRPDDAGYGLGFTAGEFEGLPWYGHGGGTAGMNTEFRVFPTLGRVVIGLANVDPPVAQRLVDRYLARMPLE; encoded by the coding sequence ATGATCCGACCGCTCCTGCTGCTGGCCTGCCTCTGCGCCTGCCCCACCCTGTCCGCCCGGCCCGCCCCCACGGACGACGCGCCGGCATCGACACCGCACCCCGCGACCGAGGCCGACGCCCGGCAGGCCCTGGATGCCTGGATCGCCGCCTTCAACAGGGGCGACCGGGCGACATGGGAGGCGTTCGGCCAGCGCTACGGGTCGGCGATGAACATCGACAACCTGCTCGAGTTCCGCGACAGCATCGGCGGTTTCATCCTGGCCAGGCGCGAGCCCGCCGAGGGCGACACCGCGGTAGCGCTGCTGCGTGAAAGGGAATCCGACAACCACGCACGGCTGCGGGTCACGCTGGAGCCGGGACCGACGGCGCGCATCGACCTGGCCGGCGTGGCCACGCCACCGGACCTGAAGCCTGCCCGCCTGGATGCGCAGGGTGCGCTCGACGACGTGGCCGCCTTCGCCGAAGCGGCGTCGGCCAAGGACGCCTTTGCCGGCGCCCTGTTGATCGCGCAGGGCGACGAGGTCCTGCTGCAGGGCGCCTGGGGCCTGGCCGACCGCGCCACGGGCGCCGGCAACACGCTGGATACCCGCTTCCGGCTGGGCTCGATGAACAAGATGCTGACCTCGGTGGCGATCCTGCAGCTGGTGCAGGCCGGGAAGGTGTCGCTGGACGGCACGCTGGGCGACTATCTGCAGGCCTACCCCAACCCCGACATGCGCAGGGCGACGGTGCGGCAGCTGCTGTCGCACCGTGCCGGCGCGGGCGACATCTTCGGTCCGGCGTTCGATCGCCAACGCGAGCGCCTGCGCACGCATGCGGACTACCTGGCGCTGTACGGCGCGCGTGCGCCCGCGCATCCCCCCGGGTCCCGCCACGACTACTCCAACTACGGTTTCGTGCTGCTGGGCGCGATCATCGAAGCGGTGTCGGGCCAGGACTATTACGCCTACGTCGAAGAACACATCCTGGTCCCGGCCGGCATGCGCGACACCGGTTCGCTGCCCGAGTCCGACGACATGCCCCGGCGCGCGCGCGCCTACATGCGCACCCGCGGCCAATGGCTGGATGCGGCGCACACGCTGCCGTGGCGCGGAACCGCTGCCGGCGGCGGCTACAGCACGGTCGGCGACCTGCTGCGCTTCGCACGCGCATTGCAGGGCGGCCGCCTGCTGGACCCGTCCCTGCTGGCCGTCGCCACGCGCCCGGACGATGCCGGCTATGGCCTGGGATTCACCGCAGGCGAATTCGAGGGCCTGCCGTGGTACGGCCATGGGGGCGGCACCGCCGGGATGAACACCGAATTCCGCGTGTTCCCCACCCTGGGCCGGGTGGTGATCGGCCTTGCGAACGTCGATCCGCCCGTGGCGCAGCGCCTGGTGGACCGCTACCTGGCGCGCATGCCGCTGGAGTAG
- a CDS encoding glucose 1-dehydrogenase: MDRLLGKTCIVTGAARGIGRACAMCMAQEGARVALFDVLDEEGHTLADQLSSAGHAARYWHVDVARESDVCRAIHDVAAAFGSIDVLVNNAGIAGTDKPTHELTEAEWDRVQAINVKGVFFCTKHAIPAMRRAGGGSIINLSSIYGLVGAADVPPYHASKGAVRLMSKTDALFYAPDRIRVNSIHPGYIRTPMVEGHVLAGGAEDLEAALETLGQLHPLGRLGDPRDIAWGVVYLASDEAGFVTGSELVIDGGYTAR, encoded by the coding sequence ATGGACAGACTGCTCGGCAAGACCTGCATCGTCACCGGCGCAGCGCGCGGCATCGGCCGGGCCTGCGCGATGTGCATGGCGCAGGAAGGCGCGCGCGTCGCCCTCTTCGACGTGCTGGACGAAGAAGGACACACGCTCGCCGACCAGCTTTCCTCTGCCGGACATGCGGCCCGCTACTGGCATGTGGACGTCGCCCGCGAGTCCGACGTATGCCGCGCCATCCACGACGTCGCTGCCGCCTTCGGCAGCATCGACGTGCTGGTCAACAATGCCGGCATCGCAGGTACCGACAAGCCCACCCACGAGCTCACCGAGGCCGAGTGGGACAGGGTGCAGGCCATCAACGTGAAGGGGGTGTTCTTCTGCACCAAGCATGCGATCCCCGCGATGCGCCGCGCGGGCGGGGGCAGCATCATCAACCTCTCCTCCATCTACGGCCTGGTGGGGGCCGCGGACGTGCCGCCGTACCATGCCTCCAAGGGCGCGGTCAGGCTCATGAGCAAGACCGACGCCCTGTTCTACGCCCCGGACCGCATCCGGGTGAACTCCATCCACCCCGGCTACATCCGTACGCCCATGGTCGAAGGCCACGTCCTGGCAGGCGGCGCCGAAGACCTCGAGGCCGCCCTGGAGACGCTGGGCCAGCTGCATCCGCTGGGCAGGCTGGGCGATCCGCGGGACATCGCGTGGGGCGTGGTCTATCTCGCGTCGGATGAAGCCGGCTTCGTGACCGGTTCCGAACTGGTGATCGACGGCGGCTACACCGCGCGCTGA